Within the Trichoderma breve strain T069 chromosome 3, whole genome shotgun sequence genome, the region CAGTGGGTTTTCAGTAAGTGGTGCTGGTACGTACCGCTGAGCCTCCGCGATATCTTCGGAACATTGTTGTTGCTTCCGACGTCGCCCATTCCACCCAAGACACGTGAAGTTGGGTTCCTTGGACATCAGCCTCGCGATCGTCACTGTCCGTCTGCAACTTATATCCAACATCCAACGCTTGCAAAGTGCTGTCGCGCCTTGCTGTACTTGCTACAACTGTTCCTCACCGTGTTCATTCGCCGTTGGGCCAAAAACTGCACATCCTGACATCATCCCGGCGCAGCGGCAATCATGGCGCCAGACGCAGAGTCGCGCAAAGGTGGGCAGGCGATATCATCATTTGCCGTACATATAACAGCTCGTTCCAGCTCACGCTTCTAGGCGCAGACCAAACAATCAAGGTCGCTTCCAAAAAGGACTCCAAGAATGCAACAATAAAGCTTAAAAAGTCGGTTCCAAAGCATAGCAAGCCGGGCAACTGGATGGATGGCAGCGTCATCGATGGTATATATCGCCCAGCCCtgtttccctctcttctctacTTCTTCTACTGCCGCTGAATTCTGATGCTGACTCTgcgcaagaagagaaaaaaaagacaaacaacTCGTCACCCTCGGTGCCAGTATCTCCTGGGCCCGTCGTCAACCAACTAGACGACTTATCCCGCGAGACTTTTGCGACTGGACGACCCCTGGAGGACAACCCGGAGCTTCAACAGTGCAAGCATTGCAAGAAGAGCATATTGAAAACGGCTGCCAAGGCCCATATAGCACAGTGCCTCAAGgtcaagaaagaaaaggcccagcggaagaaggaggctcgagaagctcgagagCGAGCAAAGGAGGCGGCccgggaagaagaggccaagaagaatgatgacgacaacgcagatggcaaagacgaagacagTGACgccgaagaggaaaagaaagccgGCAAAAAGGCCGCCAGCAAGAAGCCAGAGGTCAGCAAGAAGCGCAAAGCCGATGCTGATGCAGACAAGGGGCcgaaggcaaagaagaagaaggatgagccAAAGGCTAAGCTC harbors:
- a CDS encoding SCA7, zinc-binding domain-containing protein, yielding MAPDAESRKGADQTIKVASKKDSKNATIKLKKSVPKHSKPGNWMDGSVIDEEKKKTNNSSPSVPVSPGPVVNQLDDLSRETFATGRPLEDNPELQQCKHCKKSILKTAAKAHIAQCLKVKKEKAQRKKEAREARERAKEAAREEEAKKNDDDNADGKDEDSDAEEEKKAGKKAASKKPEVSKKRKADADADKGPKAKKKKDEPKAKLPKPKGPVDVERQCGVILPNGQPCARSLTCKSHSMGAKRAVSGRSLPYDMLLAAYQKKNQAKQQKAALDANAPLEDDDDANNGPVDSDEETGAVMSALAHWNPQPLIPQPVFTPIKRQYQLARLHEQLQMATNGGRTNIFKVTGFGAQRLPPGHPGLLDNEDAPGEPDVESMSIPGSARQASFGMPAPPQRQASVASRA